The following coding sequences are from one Peromyscus eremicus chromosome X, PerEre_H2_v1, whole genome shotgun sequence window:
- the LOC131899513 gene encoding uncharacterized protein LOC131899513, whose translation MDHFAPNTKSLISRFAQGKKCIFRLTGFLCSLLSSGFGIILASSQYWRLWEFDNKVVQLVYIGLWEAYYHQEFNISGSVTRILVHSPVNSTWTISPEFRCAQSLILLAIFIKPVVVLFSSAAIRVSIIRASVPVIQILCYKCCVLILLLSSLCTVLSVTWNHVVDLYGETTLDFPPTFPVRKVALIKKHYTHVFPIGVLTATLSLFAMIMFLFEIRSLKLQSNLNAQCDSKQANQKA comes from the exons ATGGATCACTTCGCTCCTAACACAAAAAG TCTCATTTCCAGGTTTGCACAGGGGAAGAAGTGTATCTTCAGACTGACTGGCTTCCTCTGCAGCCTTTTATCTTCAGGATTTGGAATAATCCTTGCAAGCAGCCAATACTGGCGCCTTTGGGAATTTGATAATAAGGTGGTTCAACTTGTATACATTGGACTCTGGGAAGCTTATTATCATCAGGAGTTTAACATCTCTGGTTCTGTGACCAGGATTCTGGTGCACAGCCCTGTCAACTCGACCTGGACCATTTCACCTGAATTTAGATGTGCACAGAGCCTGATATTATTGGCTATCTTTATAAAACCTGTGGTGGTGCTTTTTAGCTCAGCAGCCATTAGGGTTAGCATTATCAGAGCTTCAGTCCCTGTGATTCAGATACTCTGCTACAAGTGCTGTGTCTTAATTCTGCTTCTCAGCAGCCTTTGCACAGTTCTTTCTGTGACCTGGAACCATGTAGTAGATCTTTATGGTGAAACCACTCTTGACTTTCCACCCACCTTTCCTGTTAGGAAAGTAGCCCTTATAAAGAAACACTACACTCATGTGTTCCCCATAGGGGTCCTGACAGCCACCTTGTCACTCTTTGCTATGATTATGTTCCTTTTTGAAATCAGGTCATTGAAACTACAGAGTAACCTGAATGCCCAGTGTGATTCCAAACAGGCCAATCAAAAGGCCTGA